The following proteins are co-located in the Styela clava chromosome 15, kaStyClav1.hap1.2, whole genome shotgun sequence genome:
- the LOC120334241 gene encoding uncharacterized protein LOC120334241 isoform X3, translated as MGRSLCFLILLVASICVENGYSANANTFSLPSYCSANRNPCMNGGLCLNYASSYKCLCSGNCRGEHCEKCGVLPERIFGVCSPNPCQRDCQCRESCQHAGGYYCRSSSGYLGKNCTIPMPSLRCESDQIVFSVSESFVREYDLGLRNSFINIVRNLGDTQGCEVSTAVNGFYEIQIPMPFTACDTEVTSVGGNVVVTNQMWFNRRLANSMFDMPIPVAEFQCSYERQYTVVTSLRPVVSTPTVVTGRQIITPSISLCKVSACPGVCSLNFAVNGGAIYTVGEMIHVTMSIDSGNQVTGIDEMYLSCSPVPSTNNIVGIVQSGCGTTNGLPCEITTSAVGHTVCVSFQTPRSMSCQEFYIHAKLVSCDRGSVGACSDNFRVNRCLVSRKRRSLGSAPIALGPIVVINGSVGIPEVRLNGMEADEVRVERVLESDPKKKTAFVLEDSPVVDVTVPEPASAGMNYQTMVIVISSGIVLLILVALLFVVIRNRSVTFGTMTSKS; from the exons ATGGGTCGTTCACTCTGTTTTCT CATTCTGTTGGTTGCTTCGATCTGCGTGGAAAATG GTTATAGCGCCAACGCCAACACGTTCTCGCTGCCATCGTATTGTTCTGCAAACAGGAACCCATGTATGAACGGAGGTCTGTGTCTAAACTACGCCAGTTCTTATAAATGTCTTTGCTCCGGTAACTGCAGGGGTGAACACTGCGAGAAATGTGGTG TCTTGCCAGAAAGGATATTCGGAGTATGCTCTCCAAATCCGTGCCAGAGAGATTGTCAGTGTCGCGAATCGTGTCAGCACGCCGGTGGTTATTACTGCAGAAGTTCTTCAGGGTATCTTGGCAAAAACTGCACTATTC CTATGCCTTCACTTCGCTGTGAAAGTGATCAAATTGTGTTCTCTGTATCTGAAAGCTTTGTACGCGAATATGATCTCGGGTTACGGAACAGTTTCATCAACATCGTCAGAAACCTGGGTGACACGCAGGGCTGCGAAG tttcGACCGCCGTTAATGGATTTTACGAGATACAGATTCCAATGCCGTTTACTGCCTGTGATACCGAAGTTACATCAGTCGGCGGAAATGTAGTCGTAACTAACCAAATGTGGTTTAACCGTCGTCTGGCAAACTCAATGTTCGATATGCCGATTCCTGTCGCTGAATTTCAGTGCAGCTACGAAAGACAATATACTGTAGTAACTTCGCTTCGCCCAGT GGTTAGTACACCGACCGTCGTGACGGGGCGCCAGATAATCACACCTAGCATTTCTCTTTGCAAGGTCTCTGCATGTCCCGGCGTTTGCTCTTTAAATTTTGCGGTTAATGGCGGTGCGATTTACACCGTGGGCGAAATGATCCACGTTACGATGTCGATAGAT tccGGAAACCAAGTGACTGGTATAGATGAGATGTATTTATCCTGCAGTCCTGTACCATCCACAAACAACATTGTTGGGATTGTTCAATCCGGCTGCGGCACTACCAACGGACTTCCCTGCGAAATTACAACCAGCGCTGTGGGTCATACAGTCTGTGTATCGTTTCAAACGCCAAGAAGCATGTCGTGTCAGGAGTTCTATATCCATGCAAAATTGGTATCTTGTGATAGAGGCAGCGTGGGA GCTTGTTCGGACAACTTTCGCGTCAACAGATGCCTTGTTTCACGTAAGCGGAGAAGTCTTGGATCTGCCCCTATAGCCCTTGGCCCAATCGTCGTTATCAATGGTTCAGTTGGAATACCTGAAGTTCGTCTTAATGGTATGGAGGCCGACGAAGTAAGAGTGGAGAGGGTGCTCGAATCCGATCCCAAAAAGAAGACGGCATTTGTCTTGGAAGATTCACCTGTAGTAGATGTTACAGTACCAGAACCCGCCTCCG CAGGTATGAACTATCAGACTATGGTGATCGTGATCAGCAGTGGTATAGTTCTTCTCATACTCGTTGCCTTATTATTTGTGGTAATACGTAATCGTTCTGTTACTTTTGGTACGATGACCAGTAAATCCTGA
- the LOC120334232 gene encoding uncharacterized protein LOC120334232 translates to MNYLYVIIILTCFATFGNAALSKSRTSDTELETELGAEDIVSIAKFFEEYNQLPNMEYNAVKLGHSSDSGSVTNAKPIYNEPAFIESVIELQTASGLKPTGILSKGVLEETKLPRCGISEPPLDSDEVGAYTVKATWESKYLPQSEIYPLTFSIIGKQKIPDSITLKEVEEGILSAMCLWEMNSNIRFKNLGIGNMLADITVSFEQGDHGDWYSFDGKGGTLAHAFYPENGRLHLDKTENWYLARKGSVDHYKKDLFTVAAHELGHNIGLMHSRTRGALMAPVYKYAGTVEEYKLPQDDINGIESMYGERIESNPAEESNTACNDLRTNYGIAADKLRSDDTNKVEKKPNRKPCKDDDRYTKYCPIWRDAEYCENSEHSRTLRRKCKKTCGFCPASPIKSKPENGDKPGLLSSSICGIDTFDSVTVLLDARNHLTMMYFKDDYYFESTLQIETETNSTDSLLNSSKTLEDKLYWKTDPKTIKVGSFKIQDPTMFSKSEKISGVMLARTWYLVFQKDNGMVQQYSRGTPTIAHLGNFTIQSMFHGYPHSRIDAGYVEFNVTSNENSIYSLFYEDKIWQYKKKKEVKQSERLDKEKLVFEPIDSMQGVPIEQWHGIPACDIDSVFDYKGVPYFVKDNTFWPAVDTEPMIPRDITYNFLRCWQEKPSVDLLPPSCDASFGSQTGGENGSAQIQISLFALLLCLMTTLW, encoded by the exons ATGAATTATTTGTATGTGATAATAATTCTTACGTGTTTTGCGACATTTGGAAATGCAGCGCTGTCAAAATCTCGGACTTCAGATACG GAGCTTGAAACAGAGTTAGGTGCGGAG GATATTGTTTCCATTGCCAAATTCTTCGAAGAATACAATCAACTTCCTAACATGGAATACAACGCCGTCAAACTAGGTCATTCCTCGGATTCTGGTTCTGTCACGAACGCGAAACCGATTTATAATGAACCTGCGTTTATAGAAAGTGTGATCGAACTACAGACCGCTAGCGGACTAAAACCCACTG GTATATTATCAAAAGGAGTTTTAGAAGAGACAAAACTTCCACGATGTGGTATAAGCGAACCACCACTTGATAGTGACGAAGTCGGTGCCTACACAGTAAAGGCAACTTGGGAATCAAAATATCTTCCACAATCTGAAATTTATCCACTCACATTTTC AATAATTGGAAAGCAGAAAATCCCAGACTCTATAACACTAAAGGAAGTTGAGGAAGGCATATTGTCAGCGATGTGCTTATGGGAGATGAATTCAAACATTCGATTTAAGAATCTTGGGATTGGAAACATGCTCGCAGATATAACAGTCAGTTTTGAGCAAG GTGACCACGGTGATTGGTATTCATTTGATGGAAAAGGCGGAACATTGGCACATGCTTTTTATCCAGAAAATGGTAGATTGCATCTCGATAAAACCGAGAATTGGTATCTAGCAAGAAAGGGATCCG TTGACCATTATAAAAAAGACCTGTTTACCGTTGCGGCACATGAACTGGGACACAATATTGGTTTGATGCATTCTAGGACGAGAGG AGCTTTGATGGCACCAGTTTACAAGTATGCTGGGACGGTCGAAGAATATAAACTGCCCCAAGACGACATAAATGGCATCGAAAGCATGTATGGAGAACGCATTG AATCCAATCCCGCTGAAGAGAGTAATACAGCTTGCAATGACTTGAGAACCAATTACGGAATAGCGGCAGATAAATTACGTTCAGATGATACGAACAAAGTTGAAAAGAAACCAAATCGAA AACCTTGTAAAGATGATGATAGATACACCAAGTACTGTCCAATATGGAGGGATGCAGAATATTGCGAAAATTCAGAACATTCAAGAACTCTTCGAAGAAAATGCAAGAAAACATGCGGATTTTGCCCCG CTTCACCGATAAAGAGCAAACCCGAAAATGGGGACAAACCCGGATTGCTGTCCTCTTCTATATGTGGAATCGATACATTTGATTCAGTCACTGTTCTACTTGATGCAAGAAATCATTTGACCATGATGTACTTCAAG GATGACTACTATTTCGAAAGTACACTACAAATTGAAACGGAAACGAATAGTACCGATAGTCTACTAAACAGCAGCAAAACTTTAGAAGACAAGTTGTACTGGAAAACCGATCCAAAAACTATTAAAGTTGGAAGCTTCAAAATTCAGGATCCCACTATGTTTTCTAAGTCAGAGAAAATCAGTGGCGTAATGCTGGCTAGGACTTGGTATCTTGTGTTTCAGAAAG ACAATGGAATGGTCCAGCAATACAGTCGTGGTACACCAACTATTGCCCATTTGGGTAATTTCACAATCCAGTCAATGTTCCATGGATATCCGCATAGCAGAATTGACGCAGGATATGTAGAATTCAATGTCACATCAAACGAAAACTCGATTTATTCGTTGTTTTATGAAGACAAAATATGGCAATATAAG aaaaagaagGAGGTCAAACAATCTGAAAGACTCGACAAAGAGAAACTTGTGTTTGAGCCAATTGATTCGATGCAAGGAGTTCCCATAGAACAATGGCATGGTATTCCCGCCTGTGACATAGATTCTGTGTTTGATTATAAAG GTGTGCCTTACTTCGTCAAAGACAATACGTTCTGGCCAGCAGTTGACACAGAACCTATGATTCCAAGGGATATCACCTACAA ttttcttcgTTGTTGGCAAGAAAAACCATCTGTCGATCTCCTACCTCCATCGTGTGACGCATCGTTCGGTTCACAAACCGGTGGCGAAAATGGATCAGCGCAAATCCAAATTTCACTGTTTGCATTGTTGCTGTGCCTGATGACAACACTATGGTGA
- the LOC120334241 gene encoding uncharacterized protein LOC120334241 isoform X2, translating to MGRSLCFLILLVASICVENGYSANANTFSLPSYCSANRNPCMNGGLCLNYASSYKCLCSGNCRGEHCEKCGAVLPERIFGVCSPNPCQRDCQCRESCQHAGGYYCRSSSGYLGKNCTIPMPSLRCESDQIVFSVSESFVREYDLGLRNSFINIVRNLGDTQGCEVSTAVNGFYEIQIPMPFTACDTEVTSVGGNVVVTNQMWFNRRLANSMFDMPIPVAEFQCSYERQYTVVTSLRPVVSTPTVVTGRQIITPSISLCKVSACPGVCSLNFAVNGGAIYTVGEMIHVTMSIDSGNQVTGIDEMYLSCSPVPSTNNIVGIVQSGCGTTNGLPCEITTSAVGHTVCVSFQTPRSMSCQEFYIHAKLVSCDRGSVGACSDNFRVNRCLVSRKRRSLGSAPIALGPIVVINGSVGIPEVRLNGMEADEVRVERVLESDPKKKTAFVLEDSPVVDVTVPEPASGMNYQTMVIVISSGIVLLILVALLFVVIRNRSVTFGTMTSKS from the exons ATGGGTCGTTCACTCTGTTTTCT CATTCTGTTGGTTGCTTCGATCTGCGTGGAAAATG GTTATAGCGCCAACGCCAACACGTTCTCGCTGCCATCGTATTGTTCTGCAAACAGGAACCCATGTATGAACGGAGGTCTGTGTCTAAACTACGCCAGTTCTTATAAATGTCTTTGCTCCGGTAACTGCAGGGGTGAACACTGCGAGAAATGTGGTG CAGTCTTGCCAGAAAGGATATTCGGAGTATGCTCTCCAAATCCGTGCCAGAGAGATTGTCAGTGTCGCGAATCGTGTCAGCACGCCGGTGGTTATTACTGCAGAAGTTCTTCAGGGTATCTTGGCAAAAACTGCACTATTC CTATGCCTTCACTTCGCTGTGAAAGTGATCAAATTGTGTTCTCTGTATCTGAAAGCTTTGTACGCGAATATGATCTCGGGTTACGGAACAGTTTCATCAACATCGTCAGAAACCTGGGTGACACGCAGGGCTGCGAAG tttcGACCGCCGTTAATGGATTTTACGAGATACAGATTCCAATGCCGTTTACTGCCTGTGATACCGAAGTTACATCAGTCGGCGGAAATGTAGTCGTAACTAACCAAATGTGGTTTAACCGTCGTCTGGCAAACTCAATGTTCGATATGCCGATTCCTGTCGCTGAATTTCAGTGCAGCTACGAAAGACAATATACTGTAGTAACTTCGCTTCGCCCAGT GGTTAGTACACCGACCGTCGTGACGGGGCGCCAGATAATCACACCTAGCATTTCTCTTTGCAAGGTCTCTGCATGTCCCGGCGTTTGCTCTTTAAATTTTGCGGTTAATGGCGGTGCGATTTACACCGTGGGCGAAATGATCCACGTTACGATGTCGATAGAT tccGGAAACCAAGTGACTGGTATAGATGAGATGTATTTATCCTGCAGTCCTGTACCATCCACAAACAACATTGTTGGGATTGTTCAATCCGGCTGCGGCACTACCAACGGACTTCCCTGCGAAATTACAACCAGCGCTGTGGGTCATACAGTCTGTGTATCGTTTCAAACGCCAAGAAGCATGTCGTGTCAGGAGTTCTATATCCATGCAAAATTGGTATCTTGTGATAGAGGCAGCGTGGGA GCTTGTTCGGACAACTTTCGCGTCAACAGATGCCTTGTTTCACGTAAGCGGAGAAGTCTTGGATCTGCCCCTATAGCCCTTGGCCCAATCGTCGTTATCAATGGTTCAGTTGGAATACCTGAAGTTCGTCTTAATGGTATGGAGGCCGACGAAGTAAGAGTGGAGAGGGTGCTCGAATCCGATCCCAAAAAGAAGACGGCATTTGTCTTGGAAGATTCACCTGTAGTAGATGTTACAGTACCAGAACCCGCCTCCG GTATGAACTATCAGACTATGGTGATCGTGATCAGCAGTGGTATAGTTCTTCTCATACTCGTTGCCTTATTATTTGTGGTAATACGTAATCGTTCTGTTACTTTTGGTACGATGACCAGTAAATCCTGA
- the LOC120334263 gene encoding uncharacterized protein LOC120334263: MDSSTKSSLWLEICRSREDWDEFLEICGREFVHSSLAQRYLPELVKRKQLMPEYFRYIYEKLYSDERAILSILKTDRGEDGKNLANAKIIIGWIFRCNFTTRPVDTSKMFEIYSKGTEILLKRDQWVVEHIHEPIKKAADNMGLLPIFPGRIAVRSEYKKTKIMTDYTHEAAFLMMKELETRNGSTKRGYLLYWVIIDTLSGARKLMSSWGLTEVAHLHYDFKPGLKCCENPTVKEEKDVSCHFVFVQRSMASSLRSYFQQRSSL, translated from the exons ATGGACAGTTCTACAAAGTCCAG CTTGTGGTTAGAGATTTGCCGAAGTCGAGAAGACTGGGATGAATTTCTTGAGATTTGTGGAAGAGAATTCGTTCATTCTTCGCTTGCTCAACGATACCTGCCTGAGTTGGTGAAGAGGAAGCAACTAATGCCAGAATATTTTAGATACATATACGAA AAATTGTATTCTGACGAAAGGGCCATTCTAAGCATTCTCAAAACAGATCGAGGAGAAGATGGGAAAAATCTCGCAAATGCAAAAATTATCATTGGTTGGATTTTTCGTTGCAATTTCACTACAAGACCAGTGGATACTTCAAAAATGTTTGAGATTTATAGCAAGGGTACTGAGATCCTACTCAA GAGAGATCAATGGGTCGTTGAACATATACACGAACCGATCAAAAAAGCTGCAGACAATATGGGACTGTTGCCAATATTTCCCGGACGCATAGCTGTGAGGAGCgaatacaaaaaaacaaaaattatgacTGACTATACCCACGAAGCTGCATTTCTAATGATGAAGGAACTCGAAACGAGAAATGGATCCACTAAAAGAGGGTATTTGCTATACTGGGTCATTATAGACACATTATCGGGTGCAAGAAAGCTCATGTCTAGCTGGGGGCTTACTGAAGTCGCTCACTTGCACTATGACTTTAAACCTGGTCTTAAATGTTGTGAAAATCCAACAGTAAAAGAAGAGAAGGATGTTAGCTGTCATTTTGTGTTTGTGCAAAGATCTATGGCATCGTCGCTGAGAAGTTACTTCCAACAACGTTCATCACTGTAA
- the LOC120334241 gene encoding uncharacterized protein LOC120334241 isoform X1, with protein MGRSLCFLILLVASICVENGYSANANTFSLPSYCSANRNPCMNGGLCLNYASSYKCLCSGNCRGEHCEKCGAVLPERIFGVCSPNPCQRDCQCRESCQHAGGYYCRSSSGYLGKNCTIPMPSLRCESDQIVFSVSESFVREYDLGLRNSFINIVRNLGDTQGCEVSTAVNGFYEIQIPMPFTACDTEVTSVGGNVVVTNQMWFNRRLANSMFDMPIPVAEFQCSYERQYTVVTSLRPVVSTPTVVTGRQIITPSISLCKVSACPGVCSLNFAVNGGAIYTVGEMIHVTMSIDSGNQVTGIDEMYLSCSPVPSTNNIVGIVQSGCGTTNGLPCEITTSAVGHTVCVSFQTPRSMSCQEFYIHAKLVSCDRGSVGACSDNFRVNRCLVSRKRRSLGSAPIALGPIVVINGSVGIPEVRLNGMEADEVRVERVLESDPKKKTAFVLEDSPVVDVTVPEPASAGMNYQTMVIVISSGIVLLILVALLFVVIRNRSVTFGTMTSKS; from the exons ATGGGTCGTTCACTCTGTTTTCT CATTCTGTTGGTTGCTTCGATCTGCGTGGAAAATG GTTATAGCGCCAACGCCAACACGTTCTCGCTGCCATCGTATTGTTCTGCAAACAGGAACCCATGTATGAACGGAGGTCTGTGTCTAAACTACGCCAGTTCTTATAAATGTCTTTGCTCCGGTAACTGCAGGGGTGAACACTGCGAGAAATGTGGTG CAGTCTTGCCAGAAAGGATATTCGGAGTATGCTCTCCAAATCCGTGCCAGAGAGATTGTCAGTGTCGCGAATCGTGTCAGCACGCCGGTGGTTATTACTGCAGAAGTTCTTCAGGGTATCTTGGCAAAAACTGCACTATTC CTATGCCTTCACTTCGCTGTGAAAGTGATCAAATTGTGTTCTCTGTATCTGAAAGCTTTGTACGCGAATATGATCTCGGGTTACGGAACAGTTTCATCAACATCGTCAGAAACCTGGGTGACACGCAGGGCTGCGAAG tttcGACCGCCGTTAATGGATTTTACGAGATACAGATTCCAATGCCGTTTACTGCCTGTGATACCGAAGTTACATCAGTCGGCGGAAATGTAGTCGTAACTAACCAAATGTGGTTTAACCGTCGTCTGGCAAACTCAATGTTCGATATGCCGATTCCTGTCGCTGAATTTCAGTGCAGCTACGAAAGACAATATACTGTAGTAACTTCGCTTCGCCCAGT GGTTAGTACACCGACCGTCGTGACGGGGCGCCAGATAATCACACCTAGCATTTCTCTTTGCAAGGTCTCTGCATGTCCCGGCGTTTGCTCTTTAAATTTTGCGGTTAATGGCGGTGCGATTTACACCGTGGGCGAAATGATCCACGTTACGATGTCGATAGAT tccGGAAACCAAGTGACTGGTATAGATGAGATGTATTTATCCTGCAGTCCTGTACCATCCACAAACAACATTGTTGGGATTGTTCAATCCGGCTGCGGCACTACCAACGGACTTCCCTGCGAAATTACAACCAGCGCTGTGGGTCATACAGTCTGTGTATCGTTTCAAACGCCAAGAAGCATGTCGTGTCAGGAGTTCTATATCCATGCAAAATTGGTATCTTGTGATAGAGGCAGCGTGGGA GCTTGTTCGGACAACTTTCGCGTCAACAGATGCCTTGTTTCACGTAAGCGGAGAAGTCTTGGATCTGCCCCTATAGCCCTTGGCCCAATCGTCGTTATCAATGGTTCAGTTGGAATACCTGAAGTTCGTCTTAATGGTATGGAGGCCGACGAAGTAAGAGTGGAGAGGGTGCTCGAATCCGATCCCAAAAAGAAGACGGCATTTGTCTTGGAAGATTCACCTGTAGTAGATGTTACAGTACCAGAACCCGCCTCCG CAGGTATGAACTATCAGACTATGGTGATCGTGATCAGCAGTGGTATAGTTCTTCTCATACTCGTTGCCTTATTATTTGTGGTAATACGTAATCGTTCTGTTACTTTTGGTACGATGACCAGTAAATCCTGA
- the LOC120334235 gene encoding uncharacterized protein LOC120334235: MSSLTFLVLISALMSLHYATASPTVQKDNVSKMTKFLNKYGTQSFDTFRMGASSSDGSSSSTDVELEENPNFVDSVITVQKMLGIETSGIVTDETVTEMQRSRCGVLDTPFDPNAPGQYEVQSIWRTKLNKKNGLYYVTYTFPKRSTPKDLKFQSFKKGVTLAMCSWEEISNIRFKNIGLGKKNADISITFEKGDHGDGYSFDGNGGTLAHAFYPEDGRLHFDFQEPWYLAADKKQDRKKKDVYTTALHELGHIIGLLHSKDDKAVMAPYYRYLGTFDEFRMPDDEMKGVTKMYGDPKYSDPSAEAYSACREAKKYGYKIENRKIPTKATKVAVFEELEEIPCEDQKEHADRCESWKSRGFCSEPMFAQTLHKRCKKTCGFCPGPVPNKKSPDKVGASVCDIANFDAMTTTFDTANGFGFLVFKDDFYFRSHISLSSRRYWTHTLLNNTDELKGTYRWETDPKTIAPGLFTIEHESFLHKTKKVDALLISDQTYLAFEDEKVHVYRKEMGTLIFNKTHSIHELYPQYPHTKVDAGHVKLGEDGKMAIHTLFRGSNMWQYEEIKNPKTGDILMWPLENKTNTDIGEWGGVPACDLDAVFEYRDVPYFLKGNVFWPAIDTEKPVARDVTYNFFRCWQEEPTNVFIPTKCGVDNLEADGGDNGASSTRFVSVTLLFMVTVLNFFTLKIVS, encoded by the exons atgtcgTCGTTAACGTTTTTAGTGCTTATATCTGCGCTGATGAGTCTTCACTATGCAACTGCTTCTCCCACAGTACAAAAAGATAATGTCTCG AAAATGACCAAATTCTTAAATAAATACGGTACACAAAGTTTTGATACTTTTCGAATGGGTGCTTCTTCATCAGATGGATCAAGTTCGTCAACAGATGTTGAATTGGAGGAAAACCCCAATTTTGTGGATTCCGTCATTACTGTTCAGAAAATGCTTGGAATTGAAACCTCAG GAATTGTCACTGATGAGACGGTTACTGAGATGCAAAGGTCAAGATGTGGGGTCCTTGACACACCCTTTGACCCAAACGCCCCAGGACAATACGAAGTTCAAAGCATTTGGAGAACGAAATTGAACAAAAAGAATGGATTGTATTATGTAACATATAC ATTTCCAAAGCGGTCGACACCGAAAGACTTGAAATTTCAAAGTTTCAAAAAAGGCGTTACATTGGCTATGTGCTCATGGGAAGAGATTTCAAACATTCGTTTTAAAAATATCGGACTCGGGAAGAAAAATGCTGATATCAGTATCACTTTTGAAAAag gTGATCACGGTGATGGTTATTCCTTTGACGGAAATGGCGGTACTTTAGCTCATGCTTTTTATCCTGAAGACGGTCGCCTGCATTTCGACTTCCAAGAACCCTGGTATTTGGCAGCAGATAAAAAAc agGATCGTAAGAAGAAAGACGTATACACTACAGCGTTACACGAACTCGGACACATCATAGGTTTACTACATTCCAAAGACGACAA agCTGTCATGGCACCTTACTATCGGTACCTCGGTACTTTTGATGAATTCCGCATGCCAGATGATGAAATGAAAGGTGTAACAAAAATGTATGGCGATCCTAAAT ACTCAGACCCGAGTGCTGAAGCCTACAGCGCTTGTCGAGAAGCAAAGAAGTACGGTTACAAGATTGAAAACAGGAAGATACCTACTAAAGCTACTAAGGTTGCTGTTTTTGAGGAACTTGAAG AAATACCATGTGAAGACCAAAAAGAACATGCAGACCGATGTGAGTCGTGGAAATCCCGAGGATTTTGTTCCGAACCAATGTTTGCTCAAACTTTACATAAGAGATGTAAGAAAACATGTGGATTCTGTCCAG GTCCTGTACCCAACAAGAAGTCACCTGACAAAGTAGGAGCATCAGTTTGTGACATTGCAAATTTCGATGCAATGACTACGACATTCGATACTGCTAATGGTTTTGGATTCTTAGTTTTCAAG GATGACTTTTACTTCCGAAGTCATATTTCTCTATCTTCGCGGCGATATTGGACGCATACCTTGCTGAACAATACTGACGAATTGAAGGGTACCTACCGATGGGAAACAGACCCCAAAACAATAGCACCTGGATTATTTACAATTGAACATGAAAGTTTCTTACACAAGACAAAGAAAGTCGATGCTCTACTGATTTCAGATCAAACATATTTGGCATTTGAAG ACGAAAAAGTCCACGTTTATCGTAAAGAAATGGGAACcttaattttcaacaaaacacaTTCAATACATGAGTTATATCCGCAATACCCTCACACAAAAGTAGATGCTGGACATGTAAAACTCGGAGAAGATGGAAAAATGGCAATTCACACTCTGTTTCGAGGGAGTAACATGTGGCAGTACGAG GAAATCAAAAACCCCAAAACGGGAGATATTTTGATGTGGCCGctggaaaataaaacaaacaccgATATCGGAGAATGGGGTGGAGTTCCGGCCTGCGATTTAGATGCAGTATTTGAATATAGAG ATGTTCCATATTTCTTGAAAGGAAACGTATTTTGGCCCGCCATAGATACGGAAAAACCCGTTGCCAGAGATGTAACATATAa ctTCTTCCGTTGTTGGCAAGAAGAGCCTACGAATGTCTTCATTCCAACAAAATGTGGGGTTGATAACTTGGAAGCGGATGGGGGTGACAACGGTGCCAGCAGTACCCGTTTTGTATCAGTAACCTTGCTTTTCATGGTCACAGTACTGAATTTCTTCACACTCAAAATAGTATCTTAG